A section of the Phaseolus vulgaris cultivar G19833 chromosome 8, P. vulgaris v2.0, whole genome shotgun sequence genome encodes:
- the LOC137826234 gene encoding uncharacterized protein isoform X3 has protein sequence MATTTHSARRRQCTLHGDGNALSHSTTMEFLCSEEPLQASDSIRRFCLQLLHRFDSRGMGFNEISFNFSSCESLIWKIPKHLGNFTSLRYLMLEANQFSGAVPPELGKLINLETFLALLLLAPNR, from the exons ATGGCGACGACAACGCACTCTGCACGGCGACGGCAATGCACTCTGCACGGTGACGGCAACGCACTCTCGCACTCTACAACAATGGAGTTTCTCTGCTCCGAAGAACCTCTTCAAGCGTCAGATTCGATtcgt AGATTTTGCTTACAATTGCTTCACCGGTTCGATTCGAGAGGAATGGGCTTCAATGAAATTAGCTTCAAT TTCTCTTCTTGTGAATCCCTTATCTGGAAAATTCCAAAGCATCTAGGAAATTTTACCTCTCTTAGATACCT GATGCTTGAAGCAAACCAATTTTCTGGTGCTGTTCCACCGGAGCTTGGGAAACTAATTAACTTGGAGACATT TTTGGCATTGCTTCTGTTAGCTCCTAACAGGTAG
- the LOC137826234 gene encoding probable LRR receptor-like serine/threonine-protein kinase RFK1 isoform X4: MATTTHSARRRQCTLHGDGNALSHSTTMEFLCSEEPLQADFAYNCFTGSIREEWASMKLASMMLEANQFSGAVPPELGKLINLETLVLSSNQLTGNLPLTLLDYNI; encoded by the exons ATGGCGACGACAACGCACTCTGCACGGCGACGGCAATGCACTCTGCACGGTGACGGCAACGCACTCTCGCACTCTACAACAATGGAGTTTCTCTGCTCCGAAGAACCTCTTCAAGC AGATTTTGCTTACAATTGCTTCACCGGTTCGATTCGAGAGGAATGGGCTTCAATGAAATTAGCTTCAAT GATGCTTGAAGCAAACCAATTTTCTGGTGCTGTTCCACCGGAGCTTGGGAAACTAATTAACTTGGAGACATT GGTTCTGTCATCGAATCAATTGACTGGGAACTTACCGCTTACACTACTGGACTACAACATTTGA
- the LOC137826234 gene encoding leucine-rich repeat receptor-like serine/threonine-protein kinase BAM3 isoform X1: protein MATTTHSARRRQCTLHGDGNALSHSTTMEFLCSEEPLQASDSIRRFCLQLLHRFDSRGMGFNEISFNFSSCESLIWKIPKHLGNFTSLRYLMLEANQFSGAVPPELGKLINLETFMKSRLRTEENGEIEKQKKGIN, encoded by the exons ATGGCGACGACAACGCACTCTGCACGGCGACGGCAATGCACTCTGCACGGTGACGGCAACGCACTCTCGCACTCTACAACAATGGAGTTTCTCTGCTCCGAAGAACCTCTTCAAGCGTCAGATTCGATtcgt AGATTTTGCTTACAATTGCTTCACCGGTTCGATTCGAGAGGAATGGGCTTCAATGAAATTAGCTTCAAT TTCTCTTCTTGTGAATCCCTTATCTGGAAAATTCCAAAGCATCTAGGAAATTTTACCTCTCTTAGATACCT GATGCTTGAAGCAAACCAATTTTCTGGTGCTGTTCCACCGGAGCTTGGGAAACTAATTAACTTGGAGACATT CATGAAAAGCAGATTGAGAACAGAAGAAAATGgagagattgaaaaacaaaaaaagggAATAAATTAA
- the LOC137826234 gene encoding receptor-like protein 36 isoform X2, whose translation MATTTHSARRRQCTLHGDGNALSHSTTMEFLCSEEPLQASDSIRRFCLQLLHRFDSRGMGFNEISFNFSSCESLIWKIPKHLGNFTSLRYLMLEANQFSGAVPPELGKLINLETLVLSSNQLTGNLPLTLLDYNI comes from the exons ATGGCGACGACAACGCACTCTGCACGGCGACGGCAATGCACTCTGCACGGTGACGGCAACGCACTCTCGCACTCTACAACAATGGAGTTTCTCTGCTCCGAAGAACCTCTTCAAGCGTCAGATTCGATtcgt AGATTTTGCTTACAATTGCTTCACCGGTTCGATTCGAGAGGAATGGGCTTCAATGAAATTAGCTTCAAT TTCTCTTCTTGTGAATCCCTTATCTGGAAAATTCCAAAGCATCTAGGAAATTTTACCTCTCTTAGATACCT GATGCTTGAAGCAAACCAATTTTCTGGTGCTGTTCCACCGGAGCTTGGGAAACTAATTAACTTGGAGACATT GGTTCTGTCATCGAATCAATTGACTGGGAACTTACCGCTTACACTACTGGACTACAACATTTGA
- the LOC137826233 gene encoding cysteine-rich receptor-like protein kinase 25 gives MIITMPSNNLIFRIFCCILVITFFNFPTTKAQNEDRVYFEHQNCSANISLPSTYQNNLITLFSSFTSNASAKLFYNTTILGGNSSVYGMFMCRGDIPLRLCKQCVGNATQKLSTDPECNQSIEGFMWYAECKLRYSNVSFFSIVATSPEYALFNNNNVSSNSTISFMNFLRNTMNQTAEAAADSEARFSTKEANLSRSQTLYALAQCTQDLSPQNCRTCLAEGIKILPTCCDGKQGARVIFPSCNIWYEMYPFYGLVTDNIPPKTLVPSPGKDQTRTIILILISIIILLGLLFGICYSLMRRKTKKSNKVILRENFGLGSSTIESLQFNLALIEAATNNFADDNKIGKGGFGEVYKGILIDGTSIAVKRLSRNSKQGLEEFKNEVLLISKLQHRNLVTFMGFCVNEEEKILIYEYVTHKSLDYFLFDTKQEKFLTWPERYKIIEGIAKGILYLHDHSRLKVIHRDLKPSNILLDENMNPKISDFGLARIVEKDQQEGSTKRITGTYGYMSPEYAVFGQFSEKLDVYSFGVMVLEIISGRKNIGSYEPHRIVNCLLNFVWEHWRDETPLSTLDPRLKENHSNIEVIRCVKIGLLCVQENPDVRPTMLTIVSYLNGHLVELPSPVEPTFSLNRETNPIVAYESNLRQSTSNNEMSVSKLYPR, from the exons ATGATCATAACCATGCCTTCCAACAACCTCATCTTTCGTATCTTTTGTTGTATCCTTGTTATTACCTTCTTCAACTTCCCAACCACTAAAGCACAGAATGAGGACAGGGTTTATTTTGAGCACCAAAACTGCAGTGCAAACATATCTTTgcccagcacctatcaaaacaACTTGATAACCCTTTTCTCTTCCTTCACTTCCAACGCTTCTGCTAAATTATTCTACAACACCACGATCCTTGGCGGAAACAGTAGCGTGTATGGTATGTTCATGTGTAGGGGTGACATACCCTTACGCCTGTGCAAACAATGCGTGGGGAACGCAACCCAGAAGTTATCTACAGACCCAGAATGTAACCAGTCCATAGAGGGTTTTATGTGGTACGCTGAATGCAAGCTTCGGTATTCCAACGTGTCTTTCTTCTCCATCGTGGCTACATCTCCAGAATATGCTTTGTTTAACAATAACAATGTCTCCTCCAACTCCACAATTAGCTTCATGAACTTCTTGCGCAATACAATGAACCAAACTGCAGAAGCAGCAGCGGATTCGGAAGCAAGGTTCTCAACAAAGGAAGCAAACTTGTCTCGTTCTCAGACCCTTTACGCTCTCGCTCAGTGCACACAAGATTTGTCACCGCAAAACTGCAGAACTTGTCTTGCTGAAGGAATAAAGATTCTTCCAACGTGCTGTGATGGAAAACAAGGAGCAAGAGTTATTTTTCCGAGTTGTAACATTTGGTATGAGATGTACCCTTTCTATGGCCTCGTCACGGATAATATTCCACCAAAAACACTCGTTCCATCAccag GAAAAGATCAAACACGAACTATTATCTTGATCCTTATTTCCATTATCATTTTATTGGGACTACTTTTTGGCATTTGTTATAGTTTGATgcgaagaaaaacaaaaaagagtAATAAAGTTATTCTCAGAGAAAATT TTGGACTTGGAAGTTCCACAATCGAGTCACTGCAGTTCAATCTGGCACTAATTGAAGCAGCAACGAACAACTTTGCAGATGACAATAAGATAGGGAAAGGTGGATTTGGAGAAGTTTACAAG GGCATTCTTATTGATGGAACCTCTATAGCTGTAAAAAGACTTTCAAGAAATTCCAAACAAGGTTTAGAGGAGTTCAAAAATGAGGTTTTGTTGATATCCAAACTCCAACATAGAAATTTAGTGACTTTCATGGGATTTTGTGTTAATGAGGAAGAGAAAATACTTATCTATGAATACGTGACACACAAGAGCTTGGACTACTTCTTATTTG ATACTAAACAAGAAAAGTTTTTGACCTGGCCTGAGCGTTACAAGATAATAGAAGGGATTGCTAAAGGAATTCTATATTTACATGATCATTCTCGACTTAAAGTTATACATCGTGATCTCAAACCTAGTAATATACTATTAGATGAAAATATGAATCCAAAAATTTCAGATTTTGGTCTTGCTAGAATTGTTGAAAAAGATCAACAAGAAGGAAGTACAAAGAGAATTACTGGAACATA TGGTTATATGTCTCCAGAGTATGCTGTGTTTGGACAATTTTCTGAGAAATTAGATGTTTACAGTTTTGGAGTTATGGTTCTCGAGATTATTAGTGGAAGAAAGAACATAGGTTCATATGAACCACATCGTATTGTTaattgtcttttaaatttt GTTTGGGAGCATTGGAGGGATGAAACGCCATTGAGTACATTAGATCCAAGGTTGAAAGAAAATCATTCTAATATTGAAGTCATCAGATGTGTTAAGATTGGTTTATTATGCGTTCAAGAAAATCCAGATGTTAGACCTACAATGTTGACTATTGTCTCATATCTCAATGGTCACTTAGTTGAATTGCCTTCTCCTGTAGAACCAACATTTTCTTTGAATCGGGAAACAAATCCAATTGTTGCATATGAATCAAATTTAAGACAATCAACCTCAAACAATGAGATGTCTGTAAGTAAATTGTATCCTCGATAA